In Solea senegalensis isolate Sse05_10M linkage group LG6, IFAPA_SoseM_1, whole genome shotgun sequence, one genomic interval encodes:
- the trim2a gene encoding tripartite motif-containing protein 2 isoform X2 has translation MTNAAIGSCLKGAGSAEEGLLCQSFRMASEVSTLPSPVVRQIDKQFLICSICLDRYENPKVLPCLHTFCERCLQNYIPAHSLTLSCPVCRQTSILPEKGVAALQNNFFITNLMDVLQREPGNCSQEAAALTNITAVATGQLLSCPNHGGNVMEFYCPPCETAMCQECACGEHGEHPTVPLKDVVEQHKASLLKQLDAVKKRLPEIDCALQTLSEILQQLTSQKSSIEDNIHMTFDELQKTLNVRKSVLLMELEVNYGLKQKVLQAQLDTLLQGQESINSSCNFTEQALSHGTEAEVLLVKKQMSERLMELARQELPLQPGENDQLDFLVETDGLKKSVHNMGTIVTTNAVASESVATGEALRHCVVGVPTSITVTTKDKDGELCKMGNAVITADISSPDGSKGEGEILDNKNGTYEYLFTAPKEGTFNLSLRLYDQHIKGSPFKIKVIKCIDVSQTSDGMKKRLKSPGSGHIKQKAIKRPASMYSTGRRKENPIEDDLIFRVGTKGRNKGEFTNLQGVAASSLGKVLIADSNNQCVQVFSNDGQFKSRFGIRGRTPGQLQRPTGVAVHPNGDIIVADYDNKWVSIFSSEGKFRSKIGSGKLMGPKGVSVDRNGHIIVVDNKACCVFLFQPNGKLVTKFGNRGNGDKQFAGPHFAAVNNNNEIIVTDFHNHSVKVFNTEGEFLLKFGSNGEGNGQFNAPTGVAVDVNGNIIVADWGNSRIQVFDGSGSFLSYINTSADPLYGPQGLALTSDGHVVVADSGNHCFKIYRYLQ, from the exons GTGCCTGCAGAATTACATCCCAGCCCACAGCCTCACACTCTCGTGCCCCGTGTGCCGCCAGACCTCGATCCTGCCGGAGAAGGGTGTGGCGGCATTGCAGAATAACTTCTTCATTACCAACCTGATGGATGTGCTGCAGCGCGAGCCGGGCAACTGCAGCCAGGAGGCCGCCGCTCTCACCAACATCACAGCTGTGGCTACGGGACAACTGCTGTCCTGCCCCAACCATGGAGGCAAC GTCATGGAGTTCTACTGTCCTCCCTGTGAGACAGCCATGTGTCAGGAGTGTGCATgtggagaacatggagaacatCCCACTGTTCCTCTTAAAGACGTCGTGGAACAACACAAGGCATCATTACTAAAGCAGCTGGACGCCGTGAAGAAGAG GTTGCCAGAGATCGACTGCGCCCTGCAGACGCTGTCGGAGATCCTGCAGCAGCTGACCAGTCAGAAGAGCTCAATCGAAGATAACATCCACATGACGTTTGATGAGCTGCAGAAGACACTCAATGTCCGAAAGAGTGTCTTGCTCATGGAGCTGGAGGTCAACTACGGCCTAAAGCAAAAG GTGCTGCAGGCCCAGCTGGACACTCTGCTGCAGGGTCAGGAGAGCATCAACAGCTCCTGCAACTTCACAGAGCAGGCTCTGAGCCACGGCACCGAGGCCGAGGTGCTGCTGGTGAAGAAGCAGATGAGCGAGCGCCTCATGGAGTTGGCCAGACAGGAGCTTCCTCTGCAGCCCGGAGAGAACGACCAGCTGGACTTCCTGGTAGAGACTGACGGACTGAAGAAGTCCGTCCATAATATGGGAACTATTGTGACCACCAATGCTGTGGCATCTGAATCCGTGGCCACCGGTGAGGCGTTACGGCACTGTGTGGTGGGCGTTCCCACCTCCATCACCGTAACCACTAAGGACAAAGACGGAGAACTGTGCAAGATGGGTAACGCGGTCATCACTGCTGACATCTCCTCACCTGATGGCAGCAAAGGCGAGGGAGAGATACTGGACAACAAGAACGGCACTTATGAATATTTGTTCACAGCGCCGAAAGAGGGGACCTTTAACTTATCCCTGCGTTTATATGACCAACATATCAAAGGAAGCCCCTTCAAGATAAAGGTCATCAAGTGTATAGATGTATCACAGACTTCAGATGGCATGAAGAAAAGGCTGAAGTCTCCAGGTAGTGGGCACATAAAGCAGAAGGCCATCAAGAGGCCGGCCAGTATGTACAGCACggggaggaggaaagagaacCCCATCGAGGACGACCTCATCTTCAGAGTCG GCACTAAAGGCAGAAACAAAGGGGAGTTCACTAATCTGCAGGGAGTCGCCGCCTCGTCTCTGGGGAAGGTGCTGATCGCTGACAGCAACAACCAGTGTGTCCAG gttttctcTAACGACGGCCAGTTCAAAAGTCGTTTCGGTATCCGGGGAAGGACGCCGGGTCAGCTGCAGCGGCCGACAGGCGTGGCCGTCCACCCAAACGGTGACATCATCGTTGCTGACTACGACAACAAATGGGTCAGCATCTTTTCAAGTGAAGGGAAGTTTAGG AGTAAAATTGGCTCGGGGAAGCTGATGGGCCCTAAAGGTGTGTCCGTGGACAGGAACGGCCACATCATCGTGGTCGACAACAAGGCCTGCTGCGTCTTCCTCTTTCAGCCCAACGGCAAGCTGGTCACCAAGTTCGGTAACCGTGGCAATGGTGACAAGCAGTTTGCAG GTCCTCACTTTGCtgctgtcaacaacaacaatgaaatcattgtgACGGATTTCCACAACCACTCAGTCAAG GTTTTTAACACGGAAGGAGAATTCTTGCTGAAGTTTGGTTCCAACGGCGAAGGCAATGGCCAGTTCAACGCCCCCACAGGAGTGGCAGTGGATGTCAATGGGAACATCATAGTGGCAGACTGGGGAAACAGCAGGATACAG GTGTTTGATGGCAGCGGCTCGTTCCTCTCCTACATCAACACATCAGCAGATCCTCTGTACGGCCCGCAGGGATTGGCTCTCACGTCTGACGGACATGTCGTGGTCGCCGATTCCGGCAACCACTGTTTCAAAATCTACCGGTACCTGCAGTAG
- the trim2a gene encoding tripartite motif-containing protein 2 isoform X1 has translation MTNAAIGSCLKGAGSAEEGLLCQSFRMASEVSTLPSPVVRQIDKQFLICSICLDRYENPKVLPCLHTFCERCLQNYIPAHSLTLSCPVCRQTSILPEKGVAALQNNFFITNLMDVLQREPGNCSQEAAALTNITAVATGQLLSCPNHGGNVMEFYCPPCETAMCQECACGEHGEHPTVPLKDVVEQHKASLLKQLDAVKKRLPEIDCALQTLSEILQQLTSQKSSIEDNIHMTFDELQKTLNVRKSVLLMELEVNYGLKQKVLQAQLDTLLQGQESINSSCNFTEQALSHGTEAEVLLVKKQMSERLMELARQELPLQPGENDQLDFLVETDGLKKSVHNMGTIVTTNAVASESVATGEALRHCVVGVPTSITVTTKDKDGELCKMGNAVITADISSPDGSKGEGEILDNKNGTYEYLFTAPKEGTFNLSLRLYDQHIKGSPFKIKVIKCIDVSQTSDGMKKRLKSPGSGHIKQKAIKRPASMYSTGRRKENPIEDDLIFRVGTKGRNKGEFTNLQGVAASSLGKVLIADSNNQCVQVFSNDGQFKSRFGIRGRTPGQLQRPTGVAVHPNGDIIVADYDNKWVSIFSSEGKFRSKIGSGKLMGPKGVSVDRNGHIIVVDNKACCVFLFQPNGKLVTKFGNRGNGDKQFAGTLNGPHFAAVNNNNEIIVTDFHNHSVKVFNTEGEFLLKFGSNGEGNGQFNAPTGVAVDVNGNIIVADWGNSRIQVFDGSGSFLSYINTSADPLYGPQGLALTSDGHVVVADSGNHCFKIYRYLQ, from the exons GTGCCTGCAGAATTACATCCCAGCCCACAGCCTCACACTCTCGTGCCCCGTGTGCCGCCAGACCTCGATCCTGCCGGAGAAGGGTGTGGCGGCATTGCAGAATAACTTCTTCATTACCAACCTGATGGATGTGCTGCAGCGCGAGCCGGGCAACTGCAGCCAGGAGGCCGCCGCTCTCACCAACATCACAGCTGTGGCTACGGGACAACTGCTGTCCTGCCCCAACCATGGAGGCAAC GTCATGGAGTTCTACTGTCCTCCCTGTGAGACAGCCATGTGTCAGGAGTGTGCATgtggagaacatggagaacatCCCACTGTTCCTCTTAAAGACGTCGTGGAACAACACAAGGCATCATTACTAAAGCAGCTGGACGCCGTGAAGAAGAG GTTGCCAGAGATCGACTGCGCCCTGCAGACGCTGTCGGAGATCCTGCAGCAGCTGACCAGTCAGAAGAGCTCAATCGAAGATAACATCCACATGACGTTTGATGAGCTGCAGAAGACACTCAATGTCCGAAAGAGTGTCTTGCTCATGGAGCTGGAGGTCAACTACGGCCTAAAGCAAAAG GTGCTGCAGGCCCAGCTGGACACTCTGCTGCAGGGTCAGGAGAGCATCAACAGCTCCTGCAACTTCACAGAGCAGGCTCTGAGCCACGGCACCGAGGCCGAGGTGCTGCTGGTGAAGAAGCAGATGAGCGAGCGCCTCATGGAGTTGGCCAGACAGGAGCTTCCTCTGCAGCCCGGAGAGAACGACCAGCTGGACTTCCTGGTAGAGACTGACGGACTGAAGAAGTCCGTCCATAATATGGGAACTATTGTGACCACCAATGCTGTGGCATCTGAATCCGTGGCCACCGGTGAGGCGTTACGGCACTGTGTGGTGGGCGTTCCCACCTCCATCACCGTAACCACTAAGGACAAAGACGGAGAACTGTGCAAGATGGGTAACGCGGTCATCACTGCTGACATCTCCTCACCTGATGGCAGCAAAGGCGAGGGAGAGATACTGGACAACAAGAACGGCACTTATGAATATTTGTTCACAGCGCCGAAAGAGGGGACCTTTAACTTATCCCTGCGTTTATATGACCAACATATCAAAGGAAGCCCCTTCAAGATAAAGGTCATCAAGTGTATAGATGTATCACAGACTTCAGATGGCATGAAGAAAAGGCTGAAGTCTCCAGGTAGTGGGCACATAAAGCAGAAGGCCATCAAGAGGCCGGCCAGTATGTACAGCACggggaggaggaaagagaacCCCATCGAGGACGACCTCATCTTCAGAGTCG GCACTAAAGGCAGAAACAAAGGGGAGTTCACTAATCTGCAGGGAGTCGCCGCCTCGTCTCTGGGGAAGGTGCTGATCGCTGACAGCAACAACCAGTGTGTCCAG gttttctcTAACGACGGCCAGTTCAAAAGTCGTTTCGGTATCCGGGGAAGGACGCCGGGTCAGCTGCAGCGGCCGACAGGCGTGGCCGTCCACCCAAACGGTGACATCATCGTTGCTGACTACGACAACAAATGGGTCAGCATCTTTTCAAGTGAAGGGAAGTTTAGG AGTAAAATTGGCTCGGGGAAGCTGATGGGCCCTAAAGGTGTGTCCGTGGACAGGAACGGCCACATCATCGTGGTCGACAACAAGGCCTGCTGCGTCTTCCTCTTTCAGCCCAACGGCAAGCTGGTCACCAAGTTCGGTAACCGTGGCAATGGTGACAAGCAGTTTGCAGGTACACTCAATG GTCCTCACTTTGCtgctgtcaacaacaacaatgaaatcattgtgACGGATTTCCACAACCACTCAGTCAAG GTTTTTAACACGGAAGGAGAATTCTTGCTGAAGTTTGGTTCCAACGGCGAAGGCAATGGCCAGTTCAACGCCCCCACAGGAGTGGCAGTGGATGTCAATGGGAACATCATAGTGGCAGACTGGGGAAACAGCAGGATACAG GTGTTTGATGGCAGCGGCTCGTTCCTCTCCTACATCAACACATCAGCAGATCCTCTGTACGGCCCGCAGGGATTGGCTCTCACGTCTGACGGACATGTCGTGGTCGCCGATTCCGGCAACCACTGTTTCAAAATCTACCGGTACCTGCAGTAG
- the trim2a gene encoding tripartite motif-containing protein 2 isoform X3, whose protein sequence is MASEVSTLPSPVVRQIDKQFLICSICLDRYENPKVLPCLHTFCERCLQNYIPAHSLTLSCPVCRQTSILPEKGVAALQNNFFITNLMDVLQREPGNCSQEAAALTNITAVATGQLLSCPNHGGNVMEFYCPPCETAMCQECACGEHGEHPTVPLKDVVEQHKASLLKQLDAVKKRLPEIDCALQTLSEILQQLTSQKSSIEDNIHMTFDELQKTLNVRKSVLLMELEVNYGLKQKVLQAQLDTLLQGQESINSSCNFTEQALSHGTEAEVLLVKKQMSERLMELARQELPLQPGENDQLDFLVETDGLKKSVHNMGTIVTTNAVASESVATGEALRHCVVGVPTSITVTTKDKDGELCKMGNAVITADISSPDGSKGEGEILDNKNGTYEYLFTAPKEGTFNLSLRLYDQHIKGSPFKIKVIKCIDVSQTSDGMKKRLKSPGSGHIKQKAIKRPASMYSTGRRKENPIEDDLIFRVGTKGRNKGEFTNLQGVAASSLGKVLIADSNNQCVQVFSNDGQFKSRFGIRGRTPGQLQRPTGVAVHPNGDIIVADYDNKWVSIFSSEGKFRSKIGSGKLMGPKGVSVDRNGHIIVVDNKACCVFLFQPNGKLVTKFGNRGNGDKQFAGTLNGPHFAAVNNNNEIIVTDFHNHSVKVFNTEGEFLLKFGSNGEGNGQFNAPTGVAVDVNGNIIVADWGNSRIQVFDGSGSFLSYINTSADPLYGPQGLALTSDGHVVVADSGNHCFKIYRYLQ, encoded by the exons GTGCCTGCAGAATTACATCCCAGCCCACAGCCTCACACTCTCGTGCCCCGTGTGCCGCCAGACCTCGATCCTGCCGGAGAAGGGTGTGGCGGCATTGCAGAATAACTTCTTCATTACCAACCTGATGGATGTGCTGCAGCGCGAGCCGGGCAACTGCAGCCAGGAGGCCGCCGCTCTCACCAACATCACAGCTGTGGCTACGGGACAACTGCTGTCCTGCCCCAACCATGGAGGCAAC GTCATGGAGTTCTACTGTCCTCCCTGTGAGACAGCCATGTGTCAGGAGTGTGCATgtggagaacatggagaacatCCCACTGTTCCTCTTAAAGACGTCGTGGAACAACACAAGGCATCATTACTAAAGCAGCTGGACGCCGTGAAGAAGAG GTTGCCAGAGATCGACTGCGCCCTGCAGACGCTGTCGGAGATCCTGCAGCAGCTGACCAGTCAGAAGAGCTCAATCGAAGATAACATCCACATGACGTTTGATGAGCTGCAGAAGACACTCAATGTCCGAAAGAGTGTCTTGCTCATGGAGCTGGAGGTCAACTACGGCCTAAAGCAAAAG GTGCTGCAGGCCCAGCTGGACACTCTGCTGCAGGGTCAGGAGAGCATCAACAGCTCCTGCAACTTCACAGAGCAGGCTCTGAGCCACGGCACCGAGGCCGAGGTGCTGCTGGTGAAGAAGCAGATGAGCGAGCGCCTCATGGAGTTGGCCAGACAGGAGCTTCCTCTGCAGCCCGGAGAGAACGACCAGCTGGACTTCCTGGTAGAGACTGACGGACTGAAGAAGTCCGTCCATAATATGGGAACTATTGTGACCACCAATGCTGTGGCATCTGAATCCGTGGCCACCGGTGAGGCGTTACGGCACTGTGTGGTGGGCGTTCCCACCTCCATCACCGTAACCACTAAGGACAAAGACGGAGAACTGTGCAAGATGGGTAACGCGGTCATCACTGCTGACATCTCCTCACCTGATGGCAGCAAAGGCGAGGGAGAGATACTGGACAACAAGAACGGCACTTATGAATATTTGTTCACAGCGCCGAAAGAGGGGACCTTTAACTTATCCCTGCGTTTATATGACCAACATATCAAAGGAAGCCCCTTCAAGATAAAGGTCATCAAGTGTATAGATGTATCACAGACTTCAGATGGCATGAAGAAAAGGCTGAAGTCTCCAGGTAGTGGGCACATAAAGCAGAAGGCCATCAAGAGGCCGGCCAGTATGTACAGCACggggaggaggaaagagaacCCCATCGAGGACGACCTCATCTTCAGAGTCG GCACTAAAGGCAGAAACAAAGGGGAGTTCACTAATCTGCAGGGAGTCGCCGCCTCGTCTCTGGGGAAGGTGCTGATCGCTGACAGCAACAACCAGTGTGTCCAG gttttctcTAACGACGGCCAGTTCAAAAGTCGTTTCGGTATCCGGGGAAGGACGCCGGGTCAGCTGCAGCGGCCGACAGGCGTGGCCGTCCACCCAAACGGTGACATCATCGTTGCTGACTACGACAACAAATGGGTCAGCATCTTTTCAAGTGAAGGGAAGTTTAGG AGTAAAATTGGCTCGGGGAAGCTGATGGGCCCTAAAGGTGTGTCCGTGGACAGGAACGGCCACATCATCGTGGTCGACAACAAGGCCTGCTGCGTCTTCCTCTTTCAGCCCAACGGCAAGCTGGTCACCAAGTTCGGTAACCGTGGCAATGGTGACAAGCAGTTTGCAGGTACACTCAATG GTCCTCACTTTGCtgctgtcaacaacaacaatgaaatcattgtgACGGATTTCCACAACCACTCAGTCAAG GTTTTTAACACGGAAGGAGAATTCTTGCTGAAGTTTGGTTCCAACGGCGAAGGCAATGGCCAGTTCAACGCCCCCACAGGAGTGGCAGTGGATGTCAATGGGAACATCATAGTGGCAGACTGGGGAAACAGCAGGATACAG GTGTTTGATGGCAGCGGCTCGTTCCTCTCCTACATCAACACATCAGCAGATCCTCTGTACGGCCCGCAGGGATTGGCTCTCACGTCTGACGGACATGTCGTGGTCGCCGATTCCGGCAACCACTGTTTCAAAATCTACCGGTACCTGCAGTAG